In Bacillus sp. DX3.1, the following proteins share a genomic window:
- the cdiI gene encoding ribonuclease toxin immunity protein CdiI: MQESKKEKLLKLYYYHIGDGYFLDALNNFSNRQGFGIEDIWCVFSNEYEPWEEDYFGETGVAYYFDSPAVEKDEVLTLDEESFYKYLLDASEDYLTRNLTDEQEVKKYLKIIKSKLNITQIKWSCR, encoded by the coding sequence ATGCAAGAAAGTAAAAAAGAAAAATTGTTAAAACTTTATTATTACCATATTGGAGATGGATATTTTTTAGATGCTTTAAATAATTTTAGCAACCGACAGGGTTTTGGTATTGAGGATATTTGGTGCGTATTTTCAAATGAATATGAACCGTGGGAAGAAGACTATTTCGGTGAAACTGGTGTGGCTTATTATTTTGATTCCCCTGCTGTTGAAAAAGACGAAGTTTTAACTTTAGATGAGGAGTCATTCTATAAATACTTGTTAGATGCGAGTGAAGATTATTTAACTCGAAATTTAACTGATGAACAAGAGGTCAAAAAATATCTGAAAATAATCAAAAGTAAATTGAACATTACGCAGATTAAATGGAGTTGTAGGTAA
- a CDS encoding HNH endonuclease, which yields MKIDEDGTWVYTNKKGQTVRYPDGYPDFTQYAHPTVKPVEIEIASPTNRPLDYKNVNIEARLNKDSDPPVPALDKPPLGYIWHHHQDGKTMILVDRDIHRVFTHTGGVSIVNGK from the coding sequence GTGAAAATAGATGAGGATGGAACTTGGGTATATACGAATAAGAAAGGACAAACTGTGAGGTATCCCGATGGTTATCCTGATTTCACACAATATGCACACCCTACTGTTAAACCAGTAGAAATTGAAATTGCAAGTCCAACGAATCGTCCTTTAGATTATAAAAATGTAAATATAGAGGCACGTTTGAATAAAGATTCTGATCCACCAGTACCAGCACTAGATAAGCCACCTTTAGGATATATATGGCATCACCATCAAGATGGAAAAACAATGATTCTTGTGGATAGAGATATCCATAGGGTATTTACTCATACGGGCGGAGTATCAATTGTTAATGGAAAATAA
- a CDS encoding Imm3 family immunity protein gives MWEYQECIEAFNEDFLEYKRQDNMSNSEALARTFDEYYSPSIQDEMEKALINVLYAEIVSEKVRIFIIAKENRIKELKSIDFQKIEKQIEKKQITKNQLEELIIRRDKALEKLEKIPVDYCSRARWYYEEIVNEVYQYLTTVVKSEQSSEAIVSNVLERFKRDCKNILSEKMAIYTTLGEYLVKQNLIIPKGVIKVLSQFNVNETEEQLLEKEKQDLELRIHKLLESN, from the coding sequence ATGTGGGAGTATCAAGAGTGCATTGAAGCATTTAATGAAGATTTTTTAGAATACAAACGACAAGATAATATGAGTAATAGTGAAGCATTGGCAAGAACTTTTGATGAATATTACAGCCCAAGCATTCAAGATGAAATGGAAAAGGCATTAATAAATGTATTGTATGCAGAAATAGTGTCGGAAAAGGTAAGAATTTTTATAATAGCAAAAGAAAATAGGATAAAAGAATTAAAATCTATTGATTTTCAAAAAATCGAGAAACAAATTGAAAAAAAACAAATAACTAAAAATCAACTTGAAGAATTAATTATTCGTCGAGATAAGGCGTTAGAAAAACTTGAAAAAATTCCAGTAGATTATTGCTCAAGAGCAAGGTGGTATTATGAAGAAATAGTAAATGAAGTGTATCAATACCTTACAACTGTTGTTAAAAGTGAGCAATCATCAGAAGCTATTGTAAGTAATGTGTTAGAACGCTTTAAGAGAGATTGCAAAAATATACTTAGTGAAAAGATGGCTATATATACAACATTAGGAGAGTATTTGGTAAAACAAAACCTTATAATCCCAAAAGGTGTTATAAAAGTTTTGTCTCAATTTAATGTCAATGAAACAGAGGAACAGCTTTTGGAAAAAGAGAAACAAGATCTAGAATTACGTATTCATAAGCTGCTTGAAAGCAACTGA
- a CDS encoding SMI1/KNR4 family protein codes for MNNKLDYLRKYEKNIEIVDFSAIGNNTLNIPEQWFDILEEENQSLKIDKLITMWNSVCAFELRNTIEYVRNNLVTLELLYNGKEYSILYSIKSSKGKILYYEGKLGIDLDKNVELKAYWDKIPKSVCKFYENLHNGFYYYASHSMGLVPEDEVTNFCEYDWSIIEELDEPIKIDVNSTFGFFSNGMGVYVAIDAENCVDENSTLWFKNKQPKYNLNFWDVVDEWIVIGFQS; via the coding sequence TTGAATAACAAGTTAGATTATCTGAGAAAATATGAAAAGAATATTGAAATAGTAGACTTTTCTGCTATAGGTAATAATACACTTAATATACCTGAACAGTGGTTTGATATTTTGGAAGAGGAAAATCAATCTTTAAAAATTGATAAGCTTATTACTATGTGGAATAGTGTGTGTGCATTTGAATTACGGAATACAATCGAATATGTAAGAAATAATTTAGTGACACTAGAATTGTTATATAATGGGAAAGAATATTCTATACTTTACAGCATTAAATCTAGTAAAGGTAAAATTTTGTACTATGAGGGGAAACTAGGGATAGATCTAGATAAAAATGTGGAATTGAAAGCATATTGGGATAAAATACCTAAGTCAGTATGTAAATTCTATGAAAACCTGCATAATGGTTTCTACTATTATGCCAGCCATTCTATGGGGTTGGTTCCAGAAGATGAAGTAACAAATTTTTGTGAGTATGATTGGAGTATTATCGAAGAATTAGATGAACCAATTAAAATCGATGTAAATTCAACTTTTGGTTTCTTTTCAAACGGAATGGGTGTTTATGTAGCAATTGATGCTGAGAATTGTGTAGATGAAAATTCAACTTTGTGGTTTAAAAATAAGCAACCTAAGTACAATTTAAATTTCTGGGATGTTGTCGACGAGTGGATAGTAATTGGCTTTCAATCATAA
- a CDS encoding SMI1/KNR4 family protein, which produces MVKIESSHKKLSIEEIEQFEIENGVRLTEKYKKFLLQWNGGYPELSIFNSSDELGKSVLNVFNGIGDMYDNLEKVIDIYMNLGLQRALFQ; this is translated from the coding sequence ATGGTGAAAATTGAAAGCTCACATAAGAAACTTTCTATAGAAGAGATTGAGCAGTTTGAAATAGAAAATGGTGTGAGATTAACGGAAAAATATAAGAAATTTTTACTTCAATGGAATGGTGGATACCCAGAACTTAGTATATTTAATAGTTCTGATGAACTTGGGAAAAGTGTTTTGAATGTATTTAATGGAATTGGTGATATGTATGATAATTTAGAGAAGGTTATAGATATATATATGAATTTAGGCTTGCAAAGGGCTTTATTCCAATAG
- a CDS encoding Imm3 family immunity protein → MEDWEYNEIFEAINEDYNDYLKLNRGHEYAIARTVNEYINLGKVEDFIVDTAVGEILLSKDKVFIGYVEGITKRLSMFKDLDVTNELTQEEIADLTNRTEKVLDGLSKVEIDYNPYSE, encoded by the coding sequence TTGGAAGACTGGGAATATAATGAAATATTTGAGGCGATTAACGAAGACTATAATGATTATTTAAAATTAAATAGAGGACATGAATATGCAATAGCAAGAACTGTTAATGAGTATATAAATCTTGGAAAGGTAGAAGACTTTATTGTTGATACTGCTGTAGGTGAAATATTGTTATCCAAAGATAAGGTCTTTATTGGATATGTTGAAGGTATAACAAAGAGATTAAGTATGTTTAAAGATTTAGATGTTACAAACGAACTGACACAAGAAGAAATAGCAGATTTGACTAATAGGACAGAGAAAGTATTAGATGGTCTTAGTAAGGTTGAGATAGATTATAACCCTTATTCCGAGTAG
- a CDS encoding deaminase domain-containing protein → MVVGAVGKAGKALFDGAKKVPSKLKEGVSFVASKTKSLVNKVGDLWNKGKTTVKNDFVQAGKEFRYAIKKLGEYVPPISREPSFATQSAGAGSHSLKDAYQYMKETGEKVFGKGTGGRGTSRFPTRSIDSSKDADILNRVSEIKGTLSNRVRNKSGSNMGYGEVNIEGINKNELYAHSQVKDAGGNPNLEGFSSKPKNPKYEAQEAKNADGVSYLRNQDYEYKIINDIASRLGDNHNAKGKIKLFTEKDTCDSCNSIISQFKKDYPNIEIEVIHNDGKPIPPKK, encoded by the coding sequence ATGGTCGTAGGAGCAGTAGGGAAAGCTGGAAAAGCGCTTTTTGATGGAGCAAAGAAAGTGCCAAGTAAGCTAAAAGAAGGCGTATCCTTCGTCGCTTCAAAAACTAAAAGTCTGGTTAATAAAGTAGGAGACCTGTGGAATAAAGGAAAAACAACTGTTAAAAACGACTTTGTACAAGCAGGTAAGGAATTCCGTTATGCTATCAAAAAATTGGGAGAGTATGTACCGCCTATTAGTAGAGAACCTTCCTTTGCGACACAAAGTGCAGGCGCGGGATCGCACTCTCTGAAAGATGCGTATCAGTATATGAAAGAGACTGGGGAGAAGGTTTTTGGTAAGGGTACGGGTGGTAGAGGGACTTCTCGATTCCCAACTAGATCAATTGATTCAAGTAAAGATGCTGATATTCTTAATAGAGTTTCAGAGATTAAAGGGACTCTATCAAATAGAGTTCGGAACAAATCAGGATCAAATATGGGATACGGTGAGGTAAATATTGAAGGGATAAATAAAAATGAGCTTTATGCCCATAGTCAAGTTAAGGATGCTGGTGGAAATCCGAACTTAGAAGGATTTTCATCGAAGCCTAAAAATCCAAAGTATGAAGCGCAAGAGGCAAAGAATGCAGATGGAGTAAGTTATCTAAGGAATCAAGATTATGAGTACAAGATCATAAATGATATTGCATCACGGTTAGGGGATAATCATAATGCAAAAGGTAAAATAAAATTATTCACCGAGAAAGATACTTGCGATAGTTGTAATAGTATTATCAGTCAATTTAAAAAGGATTATCCAAATATTGAAATTGAAGTGATTCATAATGATGGAAAACCAATTCCTCCTAAAAAATAA
- a CDS encoding CdiA family toxin C-terminal domain-containing protein: MQMNFIKLCQGNSIDDLIVSKRPHPTIEGVYEVNYQIPRKDMAGNIAEPVTCKIIKEPKTVYDPSVISDDVIYQWGTEAMKKGTINGTRVEGTASNGLRFFGYLDESGNVKNFYPILD, translated from the coding sequence ATGCAGATGAATTTTATAAAGCTCTGTCAAGGAAACAGCATAGATGATTTAATTGTAAGTAAGAGACCGCATCCTACTATCGAAGGTGTTTATGAAGTTAACTATCAAATTCCTAGAAAAGACATGGCAGGAAACATAGCAGAACCAGTGACTTGTAAAATAATTAAAGAACCTAAAACAGTGTATGATCCATCCGTTATTTCTGACGATGTTATTTATCAATGGGGAACCGAGGCAATGAAAAAGGGCACTATTAACGGAACTAGAGTTGAAGGCACTGCTTCAAATGGTCTAAGGTTTTTTGGCTATTTAGATGAAAGTGGAAATGTGAAGAATTTTTATCCAATTCTTGATTAG
- a CDS encoding helix-turn-helix transcriptional regulator, producing the protein MWLYKGISQAALARAIGMTPSNFNQKIKRGTFSPEELNTIATALGAVYVSVFEFPDGTKI; encoded by the coding sequence ATATGGCTATATAAGGGAATAAGCCAAGCGGCATTAGCACGTGCGATAGGTATGACACCATCAAACTTTAATCAAAAGATAAAACGAGGCACTTTTTCACCTGAAGAATTAAATACTATTGCTACAGCTTTGGGAGCAGTCTATGTATCTGTTTTTGAATTTCCTGATGGCACAAAAATATAA
- a CDS encoding deaminase domain-containing protein, with amino-acid sequence MNDAIRKFSSKDPVIGRELSTKERLSAVGCTFLNVIPIGIILSVAGKAIKYGGKMVVEAVEKGGKALLDVAKKVPSKVKEGVSFLASKAKGLGNKVGDLWNKGKTKVKNVFIEADKAFKHAVKTLMEFDWIPGGRSSLVTEAAGAISGGGKQSLKDDVIQFMKETGERVFGKGTGKVYPTRQIDSVAEAHIIDRVKEVRGNLPSKYKKAGNFALAEVDVNGINKKEFYASSKIDEFKGNLEEKVPEISLKPNEPIFEASLAPGKDVKPYMRDSDTEYKILNEIALKLGDDVNTTGKITLFTELDTYASCSKVIAEFANKYKNIELEVIHNNGERLKP; translated from the coding sequence ATAAACGATGCCATAAGAAAATTTAGCAGTAAAGACCCGGTCATTGGCAGAGAACTATCCACAAAAGAAAGACTCAGTGCGGTAGGCTGTACGTTTTTGAACGTTATTCCGATTGGAATAATCCTCAGTGTTGCTGGTAAAGCAATTAAGTATGGCGGAAAAATGGTCGTAGAAGCAGTAGAGAAAGGCGGAAAAGCGCTTCTTGATGTAGCGAAGAAAGTTCCAAGTAAAGTAAAAGAAGGCGTATCCTTCCTGGCATCTAAGGCAAAGGGGCTTGGCAATAAAGTAGGAGATCTGTGGAATAAAGGGAAAACGAAAGTTAAAAACGTCTTTATAGAAGCAGATAAGGCATTCAAGCATGCGGTAAAAACATTGATGGAGTTTGATTGGATTCCTGGTGGAAGGTCTTCCCTTGTGACAGAAGCTGCAGGCGCGATTTCTGGTGGAGGAAAGCAGTCTCTGAAAGATGATGTGATTCAGTTTATGAAAGAGACTGGGGAGAGGGTTTTTGGTAAGGGTACGGGTAAAGTATATCCAACAAGACAAATAGATTCAGTAGCAGAAGCTCATATAATTGATAGAGTGAAAGAGGTAAGAGGTAATTTACCAAGTAAATATAAAAAAGCTGGTAATTTTGCCCTTGCAGAGGTGGATGTTAATGGAATAAACAAAAAGGAGTTTTATGCTTCAAGTAAAATAGATGAATTTAAAGGGAATTTAGAAGAAAAAGTTCCTGAAATTTCATTAAAACCAAATGAACCAATTTTTGAGGCATCTTTAGCACCTGGTAAAGATGTAAAACCTTATATGCGAGATTCTGACACTGAGTATAAGATTTTGAATGAAATAGCTTTAAAACTGGGTGATGATGTAAATACTACTGGAAAAATTACGTTATTCACAGAACTAGATACCTATGCTAGTTGTAGCAAAGTAATAGCTGAATTTGCTAATAAATATAAGAATATTGAATTGGAAGTTATTCACAATAACGGTGAAAGACTTAAACCATAA
- a CDS encoding pentapeptide repeat-containing protein, with protein MNEKNNDRIRVMEILNRSQCNDEIIDELDMSDLDLTFSDLSEVMADRIMAKRVMLRASSLMRVSFRDCDFELADFRNCNLVEVDIADCRFGEADFSKANMKYAKINISDCFETCFDEVNFFNGELVGTILNYATFRHANLSGIDAEQAECTGTDFSSANLTEGNFEKAYLKNANLSEVDARNADFTHADLTGATLLNGNFTDADFTGAKLDNVVWKGANVEGAKFDGNVKEQVLKLI; from the coding sequence ATGAATGAGAAGAATAATGATAGAATAAGAGTGATGGAAATATTAAATAGATCTCAATGCAATGATGAGATTATAGATGAGTTAGATATGAGTGATTTAGACCTTACTTTTTCAGACCTGTCAGAGGTAATGGCAGATCGTATTATGGCAAAACGAGTTATGTTAAGAGCTTCCTCATTAATGAGAGTGTCGTTTCGTGATTGTGATTTTGAGTTGGCTGATTTCAGAAACTGCAATTTAGTAGAAGTCGATATTGCAGATTGTAGGTTTGGTGAAGCGGATTTCTCTAAAGCGAATATGAAATATGCAAAAATAAATATAAGTGATTGTTTCGAAACCTGTTTTGACGAAGTCAATTTTTTTAATGGAGAACTAGTTGGAACAATTTTAAATTATGCTACTTTTCGCCATGCAAATTTATCAGGAATCGATGCGGAACAAGCAGAATGCACTGGAACGGATTTCAGCAGTGCTAATCTTACTGAGGGTAACTTTGAAAAAGCGTATTTGAAAAATGCAAATTTATCAGAAGTAGATGCTAGAAATGCAGATTTTACACATGCAGATTTAACAGGAGCGACCCTTTTAAATGGGAATTTTACGGATGCAGATTTTACCGGTGCTAAACTTGACAATGTAGTTTGGAAGGGAGCCAATGTAGAAGGCGCTAAGTTTGATGGAAATGTTAAGGAACAAGTATTAAAGCTGATCTAG
- a CDS encoding SMI1/KNR4 family protein: MADDSAGNVICLGTEEPYYEKIYFWDHEQEPEDPDDMSNMYFLANDIDEFLDNLYEDDEE, translated from the coding sequence ATAGCAGATGATTCAGCAGGTAATGTTATATGCTTAGGTACTGAAGAGCCATATTATGAAAAAATTTATTTTTGGGATCATGAGCAAGAACCAGAAGATCCTGATGATATGAGTAATATGTATTTTTTAGCAAATGATATTGATGAATTTTTAGATAATTTATATGAAGACGATGAAGAATAA
- a CDS encoding ankyrin repeat domain-containing protein → MNNKEKAIKIYDLIKNGDIEQAKEIIITDKSLLDFVTPFGMWLHVATRAGKLDMIKFLVESGMDININEGVPKSTPIAHAASEGEISIVEYLFDNGAILDVSDPNRNPLFSAIYGGHLDIVKYFVQNGIDITVKYTGDTMKDMGAYEFAIERGQTEIAEYLKQKMDEKE, encoded by the coding sequence ATGAATAATAAGGAAAAAGCAATAAAAATCTATGATTTAATTAAGAATGGTGATATAGAACAAGCGAAAGAGATAATTATTACTGATAAAAGTTTGCTTGATTTTGTAACACCTTTTGGAATGTGGCTACATGTTGCGACTAGAGCTGGTAAACTGGATATGATAAAATTTCTAGTTGAATCTGGTATGGATATTAACATAAACGAAGGTGTACCAAAGTCAACTCCTATTGCACATGCAGCTAGTGAAGGTGAAATTAGTATTGTAGAGTACTTATTTGATAATGGTGCAATATTAGATGTTAGTGACCCAAATAGAAACCCTCTATTCTCAGCGATTTATGGTGGGCACCTTGATATTGTAAAGTATTTTGTTCAGAATGGTATTGATATTACTGTTAAGTATACAGGGGATACTATGAAAGATATGGGAGCTTATGAATTTGCTATTGAAAGAGGGCAAACAGAAATTGCTGAATATTTAAAGCAGAAGATGGATGAAAAAGAATAG
- a CDS encoding suppressor of fused domain protein produces the protein MENIQLAKEIRTAIKQNNVERVVELIGSDMELLNMTMRPFGTFLHVAATHGKLEIVKRLIDLGADINRRGGIYGGESLNQVASKGQIEIVRYLLSCGAEMDVSEPERNPLFGAIQGGYVDIAKLLIENGIDIHVKYTGEYMKNMDALAFAHEQGQIEIANLLDSDKKEEYKDTTQNGKTEILDYITEQFGPINNTISEIIPGSKVAVDIQVILPSKEHDFITLVTTGMSDLAMDDSEDSKGFKYAELVLKLPANWPISKNEMTNKDNYWPLKWLRMVAHIPHKCDGWLDEGVILPNGEPPMPFASNTALSCILISKSKEMRSFIDSENRIINFYTLIPIYTEERMIALQKGHEYLIERFDKFGISDVLGIKRENIGLKG, from the coding sequence ATGGAAAATATACAACTAGCTAAGGAAATTCGTACAGCTATCAAGCAAAATAATGTTGAAAGAGTAGTTGAGTTAATTGGTTCAGATATGGAACTCTTGAATATGACGATGAGACCATTTGGAACTTTTCTTCATGTTGCAGCCACACATGGAAAGCTTGAAATAGTCAAGCGACTTATAGACTTAGGTGCTGACATAAATAGGCGCGGTGGTATATATGGTGGTGAATCACTTAACCAAGTGGCTTCGAAAGGACAGATTGAAATTGTTAGGTATCTATTGTCTTGTGGAGCTGAAATGGATGTGAGCGAACCGGAAAGGAATCCTTTGTTTGGTGCAATTCAGGGTGGATATGTAGATATTGCAAAACTTCTGATTGAAAATGGAATTGACATTCATGTTAAGTACACAGGAGAATATATGAAAAATATGGATGCATTAGCATTTGCACATGAACAAGGGCAAATAGAAATAGCAAATTTATTGGATTCCGATAAAAAAGAAGAATATAAGGATACTACGCAAAATGGAAAAACTGAGATTTTAGATTATATAACAGAACAGTTTGGTCCCATTAATAATACAATCAGTGAAATCATACCTGGCAGTAAGGTAGCGGTTGATATTCAAGTTATACTGCCATCAAAAGAACACGATTTTATAACTCTTGTGACTACAGGGATGAGTGATTTAGCAATGGATGATTCAGAAGACAGTAAGGGATTTAAGTATGCTGAATTAGTATTAAAGTTACCTGCAAATTGGCCAATAAGTAAAAATGAAATGACGAACAAAGATAATTATTGGCCTTTGAAGTGGCTGAGAATGGTTGCTCACATACCGCATAAATGTGATGGATGGTTAGATGAAGGGGTCATTCTTCCAAATGGGGAACCTCCAATGCCATTTGCTTCTAATACAGCATTATCATGTATTTTGATAAGTAAATCTAAAGAAATGAGAAGTTTTATAGATTCGGAAAATAGAATAATTAATTTTTATACTTTAATACCTATTTATACAGAAGAAAGAATGATAGCTTTACAAAAAGGACATGAATATTTAATAGAAAGATTCGATAAATTTGGTATTTCAGATGTACTTGGTATAAAAAGAGAAAACATTGGTTTGAAAGGATAA
- a CDS encoding EndoU domain-containing protein encodes MEKSYPNGVRIGNVPGHKSPGKRTGNGQAWFPENWSKEDIRKAGEYVTNMPEHKDIADGVTIFGDYNGVRIGVIKTNEEIGTIFPDNMLQP; translated from the coding sequence ATTGAAAAAAGCTACCCTAATGGGGTAAGGATAGGCAATGTACCAGGTCATAAGTCTCCAGGGAAAAGAACGGGTAATGGCCAAGCATGGTTTCCTGAAAATTGGTCTAAGGAAGATATAAGGAAAGCTGGAGAATATGTGACAAATATGCCTGAACACAAGGATATTGCGGATGGTGTAACGATATTTGGCGATTATAATGGTGTTAGGATAGGGGTAATCAAAACTAATGAAGAGATAGGAACTATTTTTCCTGATAATATGTTACAACCGTAA
- a CDS encoding EndoU domain-containing protein produces MPSKVKEGVSFLASKAKGLGNKVGDLWNKGKTKVKNDFIEIDTAFKRAVKTLREFEWIPDGGSSFAMEGVGAISGGGKNLLKDAYQFMKETGEKVVGKGTGEAAKSVIEKKEWLESLKNTENFKQGTKENALNHIFDGEILKNGNANGFHYEGMPNSNGKVVGNIDPPSEFGAYRANIEVSGVPKNPKSTFFPREWTPQQVIDAINEAFNNKEVFKNNKFRGSTDTGMVIEMVIKKDKIVSAYPLH; encoded by the coding sequence GTGCCAAGTAAAGTAAAAGAAGGCGTATCCTTCCTGGCATCTAAGGCAAAGGGTCTTGGCAATAAAGTAGGAGATCTGTGGAATAAAGGGAAAACGAAAGTTAAAAACGACTTTATAGAAATAGATACGGCATTCAAGCGTGCGGTAAAAACATTGAGGGAGTTTGAGTGGATTCCTGATGGAGGGTCTTCCTTTGCAATGGAAGGTGTAGGCGCGATTTCTGGTGGAGGAAAGAACCTGCTGAAAGATGCGTATCAGTTTATGAAAGAGACTGGGGAGAAGGTTGTTGGTAAGGGTACGGGGGAAGCTGCTAAGTCTGTTATAGAGAAAAAGGAATGGCTTGAGAGTCTAAAAAACACAGAAAACTTTAAGCAAGGGACCAAAGAAAATGCATTAAATCACATTTTTGATGGTGAAATTCTTAAAAATGGAAATGCTAATGGTTTTCATTATGAAGGAATGCCTAATAGTAATGGTAAAGTTGTAGGAAATATTGATCCACCTAGTGAGTTTGGTGCGTATCGTGCAAATATTGAAGTTAGTGGAGTACCAAAAAACCCTAAGTCTACATTTTTTCCAAGGGAATGGACTCCCCAACAGGTTATTGATGCAATTAATGAAGCATTTAACAATAAAGAGGTCTTTAAGAATAATAAATTTAGGGGAAGTACAGATACAGGGATGGTAATTGAAATGGTAATTAAGAAGGATAAGATTGTTTCAGCTTATCCGCTACACTAG
- a CDS encoding AHH domain-containing protein yields MGDPPTAMIDPHAHHILFKKGLGQKQQELVREGQEILKRYGIELIIGKGNLVWAPNRITGQHGIERLQHIVDKLKEVDSFGGTREKMVEMLKLLGEEAASMK; encoded by the coding sequence ATAGGTGACCCACCTACTGCTATGATAGATCCACATGCACATCATATTCTATTTAAAAAAGGTCTTGGCCAGAAGCAACAAGAACTTGTTCGAGAAGGTCAAGAAATATTAAAAAGGTATGGAATAGAACTGATAATTGGTAAAGGAAATCTTGTTTGGGCACCAAATAGAATTACAGGACAACACGGTATAGAACGTCTTCAACATATTGTTGATAAGTTGAAAGAAGTAGATAGTTTTGGTGGAACTCGTGAAAAAATGGTTGAAATGCTTAAGCTACTAGGTGAAGAGGCTGCATCAATGAAATAA